One genomic window of Gracilinema caldarium DSM 7334 includes the following:
- the map gene encoding type I methionyl aminopeptidase has product MIRLKNKEQIAGIRESCKMLSSMFKELTPLVVPGVETRDLDQWVQHWIKKAGGKPAFLQYGDDDNPFPAALCVSINEEVIHGIPSKRKIVPGDLVSLDCGINLGGYFSDMAMTIEVGEVSDEAKQLNRVTKECLDKAIEQARFGNRILQIARAVYNHATGYGYGVVHQYCGHGVGFSPHEDPQVPNNPRGPNPRMIEGLVIAIEPMINLGTAEVDVLDDGWTVVTADRKISCHWEHTVAIFEDHTEVLTL; this is encoded by the coding sequence ATGATACGACTGAAAAACAAAGAACAGATCGCAGGTATTCGTGAATCTTGCAAAATGCTCAGCTCTATGTTTAAAGAACTAACTCCTCTTGTAGTCCCGGGAGTTGAGACAAGAGACCTTGACCAATGGGTCCAGCATTGGATAAAAAAGGCCGGTGGCAAACCTGCTTTTTTACAGTATGGTGATGATGATAATCCCTTTCCTGCGGCCCTCTGTGTATCCATAAATGAAGAAGTTATTCATGGTATTCCTTCCAAACGAAAAATTGTTCCAGGCGATTTAGTATCCCTTGATTGCGGTATTAATCTTGGGGGATATTTCAGCGACATGGCTATGACCATAGAGGTTGGCGAGGTAAGCGATGAAGCCAAACAGCTCAATCGGGTTACAAAAGAATGTTTGGATAAGGCCATTGAGCAGGCAAGATTTGGCAACCGGATACTGCAAATTGCCCGGGCTGTGTATAACCACGCCACCGGCTACGGTTATGGCGTGGTTCATCAATATTGCGGCCATGGGGTCGGTTTTTCGCCCCATGAAGACCCTCAGGTCCCAAACAATCCTCGGGGACCCAATCCACGGATGATAGAGGGGCTTGTCATTGCCATCGAACCGATGATTAATCTGGGAACCGCTGAGGTGGATGTCCTTGACGATGGCTGGACCGTTGTAACAGCGGACCGAAAAATATCCTGCCATTGGGAGCATACGGTAGCAATTTTTGAAGATCATACCGAAGTACTCACTTTATAA
- a CDS encoding Bor/Iss family lipoprotein, producing MKKGIRIIVLLSLVLFAVSCTTFKFEGAQVTREIPSYNTVGTFDISVKVHEFLGASGGSNLFNVTADKMNTIIYDAIQREIQKYTGDAAVNISIEYEANFIDLLLNGITYGIYAPATAHIKGTIVKYNK from the coding sequence ATGAAAAAAGGAATACGCATAATTGTTTTGTTATCCCTTGTTTTATTTGCTGTATCATGTACTACTTTTAAATTCGAGGGTGCACAGGTAACTCGGGAGATACCAAGTTATAATACGGTAGGAACCTTTGATATTTCTGTAAAGGTGCATGAATTTTTAGGTGCGTCTGGAGGTTCCAATCTTTTTAATGTCACTGCAGATAAAATGAATACAATAATTTATGATGCAATCCAGCGAGAAATTCAAAAATATACTGGTGATGCAGCGGTTAATATTTCTATAGAATATGAGGCAAATTTTATCGATTTGCTTTTAAATGGTATTACCTATGGGATTTATGCACCTGCAACGGCTCATATTAAAGGCACGATTGTAAAGTACAATAAATAA
- a CDS encoding V-type ATP synthase subunit B produces MRGIEYKHLERIEGPVVITKRSKGVGFGEVVAVYGRDQNRRLGRVVDLSEDWAAIQVFGSSTGLSADDSRVEFLDRPMELRVGTGLLGRVFDGLGRTIDGFGEIFSSDMRDINGLPINPYARVYPRDFIQTGISAIDGMNTLIRGQKLPIFSGNGLPHNRLAAQIVRQSKIRSADESFVVVFAAMGVKYDVARFFLDDFERTGVLANVVVFLSLADAPSIERLITPRCALTAAEYLAYEQNMHVLVVMTDMTNYCEALREVSSIRGEVPSRKGYPGYLYSDLASLYERAGKIQGSSGSITQIPILTMPNDDISHPIPDLSGYITEGQIVLDRELTQRGVYPPVAGLPSLSRLMKDGIGPGMTREDHKDVSSQLFAAYSRVKSVRNLASIIGEEELSALDKHYLVFGEHFEQDFLSQGEYEDRSIETTLDLGWKLLSLLPREELLRIKEELLHKYLDPIIAQSPQNQEDLDEEDPEKGRLRNAGNRGR; encoded by the coding sequence ATGAGGGGGATTGAATATAAACACCTGGAACGAATCGAAGGCCCTGTGGTTATTACAAAACGTAGCAAAGGCGTTGGGTTTGGTGAGGTTGTTGCGGTATATGGTCGAGACCAGAATCGACGGCTTGGGAGGGTTGTTGACCTTAGTGAGGATTGGGCCGCCATTCAGGTGTTTGGTTCAAGTACTGGGCTTTCCGCGGATGATTCCCGGGTGGAATTTCTCGACCGGCCCATGGAACTCCGGGTCGGTACGGGATTGTTAGGCCGGGTGTTTGATGGTCTTGGCCGGACTATCGATGGGTTTGGCGAAATATTTTCTTCTGATATGCGGGATATCAATGGGCTCCCCATCAATCCCTATGCGCGGGTCTATCCCAGGGACTTTATCCAGACGGGTATATCTGCGATAGATGGGATGAATACCCTTATCCGGGGGCAAAAGCTTCCTATTTTTTCTGGAAACGGTCTTCCTCATAATCGCCTGGCAGCCCAGATTGTTCGACAGTCTAAAATACGCAGTGCCGACGAATCCTTTGTGGTGGTCTTCGCCGCCATGGGCGTAAAGTATGATGTGGCCCGTTTTTTTCTGGATGATTTTGAGCGGACAGGTGTACTGGCTAATGTGGTGGTCTTTCTGTCTTTGGCGGATGCCCCGTCGATCGAGCGGCTCATTACACCCCGCTGTGCCCTTACTGCAGCGGAATATCTTGCTTATGAACAGAACATGCATGTCCTGGTTGTTATGACCGACATGACCAACTATTGCGAAGCCCTGCGGGAAGTTTCTTCCATCCGTGGAGAGGTTCCAAGCCGTAAAGGGTATCCAGGATATCTCTATTCTGATCTGGCTTCTCTCTATGAACGGGCGGGTAAAATTCAGGGATCCTCCGGTTCAATTACCCAAATTCCTATTTTAACAATGCCAAACGATGATATAAGCCATCCCATCCCCGACCTCTCTGGCTATATTACCGAAGGACAGATTGTACTCGATAGGGAACTGACTCAACGGGGAGTATATCCCCCGGTTGCGGGGCTTCCAAGTCTTTCACGGCTCATGAAAGATGGTATCGGTCCTGGTATGACCCGGGAAGATCACAAGGATGTTTCTAGCCAGCTCTTTGCAGCCTATTCACGGGTTAAGTCAGTCCGTAATTTGGCCTCCATTATTGGGGAAGAGGAATTGTCCGCATTGGACAAACACTATCTTGTCTTTGGTGAACATTTTGAGCAGGATTTTCTCTCCCAGGGAGAGTATGAAGATCGCAGTATAGAAACGACCCTTGATCTAGGATGGAAGCTTCTTAGCCTTCTGCCGCGGGAAGAGTTACTGAGAATTAAAGAGGAATTACTTCATAAATATCTAGATCCCATTATTGCTCAATCACCACAGAATCAGGAAGATCTTGACGAAGAAGATCCAGAAAAAGGGCGACTTCGCAACGCAGGAAACCGGGGGAGATAA
- a CDS encoding V-type ATP synthase subunit A: MIEGRIHRVSGPIVRVKGLGGAGLFDVVEVGENKIIGEIIRIEGDDAVIQVYEDDTGLKVGSVARSTGRPLSVLLGPGLIGTIYDGIQRPLDTLYQQDGPFLKPGSRGEALDLTKKWEFVPEPELSEKLTKKQEVIASTGMVLGTIRETESITCKIMVPPEAAGSPLVELASLGEYTCMQSIAKTATGKDIPIAQWWPVRLPRPVAKKLAPDTPLLTGLRVIDVLFPLSKGGTAAIPGGFGTGKTMTQHAIAKWCDADVIVYIGCGERGNEMTDVLTEFPHLIDPRSGRSLMERTILIANTSNMPVAAREVSIYTGVTLAEFYRDMGYHVAIMADSTSRWAEALRELSGRMEEMPAEEGFPAYLPTRLAEFYERAGRVNTFSNREGSVSIIGAVSPPGGDFSEPVTQHTKRFIRCFWALDRELANARHYPAISWIDSYSEYAEEVQPWWERVNPLWSKLRRSALELLKKEQRLSEIVRLIGPDALPDDQKLILITADIIKNGFLQQNSFDEIDMYCVPDKQIHILALIVEFHERAMGIIKLGAPLMTITALPIREKLARLKSEIKNDDKEAFITFEREMRDSLEALEQKYKTKEAVL; encoded by the coding sequence ATGATTGAAGGACGCATACACCGAGTTTCCGGCCCTATTGTTCGGGTAAAAGGGCTAGGCGGGGCTGGCCTTTTTGATGTGGTTGAGGTTGGAGAGAATAAAATAATCGGCGAAATAATTCGGATCGAAGGTGATGATGCGGTAATTCAGGTTTATGAGGATGATACAGGCCTTAAGGTTGGTTCAGTAGCCCGTTCTACAGGGCGTCCCCTTTCTGTATTGCTGGGTCCTGGTCTTATTGGAACGATTTATGATGGAATACAGCGCCCCCTCGATACACTGTATCAACAGGACGGTCCTTTCTTAAAACCAGGATCCAGGGGTGAAGCCCTGGATCTTACAAAGAAATGGGAATTTGTCCCCGAACCAGAGCTTTCCGAAAAGCTCACAAAAAAACAGGAAGTAATTGCTTCTACTGGGATGGTGCTAGGTACTATCAGGGAAACTGAAAGTATTACCTGCAAGATTATGGTTCCCCCGGAAGCCGCAGGGAGTCCTTTGGTGGAACTGGCCAGTTTAGGTGAATATACCTGCATGCAAAGCATTGCAAAGACCGCAACGGGAAAGGATATTCCAATTGCCCAATGGTGGCCCGTTCGTTTACCTCGGCCAGTAGCAAAAAAACTTGCTCCCGATACACCCCTATTAACGGGACTTAGGGTCATCGATGTGTTGTTCCCCCTTTCAAAGGGTGGTACCGCTGCAATTCCCGGTGGTTTCGGTACGGGTAAGACCATGACCCAACATGCCATTGCAAAATGGTGCGATGCAGATGTTATCGTGTACATTGGCTGTGGTGAACGGGGTAATGAAATGACCGATGTACTGACCGAATTCCCTCATCTTATCGATCCTCGCTCTGGCCGTTCTCTCATGGAACGGACCATTCTAATTGCGAATACTTCTAACATGCCTGTAGCAGCCCGAGAAGTATCAATATATACCGGTGTTACCCTGGCAGAGTTTTACCGTGATATGGGTTACCATGTCGCTATTATGGCCGATTCCACGAGCCGCTGGGCTGAGGCCCTTCGTGAGCTTTCAGGTCGTATGGAAGAAATGCCTGCAGAGGAAGGATTTCCAGCATATCTCCCCACGCGGCTGGCCGAATTTTATGAACGGGCAGGGCGGGTTAACACCTTTAGTAACCGGGAAGGTTCAGTCTCCATTATTGGTGCGGTTTCCCCGCCGGGAGGTGATTTTTCAGAGCCTGTAACCCAACATACAAAACGCTTTATTCGATGTTTCTGGGCCCTGGATCGGGAACTGGCAAATGCCCGCCATTATCCAGCGATCAGCTGGATCGATAGTTATTCTGAATACGCTGAAGAAGTACAACCCTGGTGGGAGCGGGTAAATCCGCTCTGGTCCAAATTACGCCGTTCTGCTCTGGAATTGCTGAAAAAGGAACAGCGCCTTTCAGAAATTGTGCGTCTTATTGGTCCTGATGCACTGCCGGATGACCAGAAACTCATCCTTATTACTGCAGACATTATTAAAAATGGGTTCCTTCAGCAGAACTCCTTCGATGAAATAGATATGTATTGTGTTCCGGACAAACAGATCCATATACTCGCTCTTATAGTCGAGTTCCATGAACGGGCTATGGGGATTATCAAGTTAGGGGCACCCCTTATGACGATTACAGCTCTGCCAATACGGGAAAAGCTTGCACGGCTTAAGAGCGAAATTAAAAATGATGATAAAGAAGCCTTTATTACCTTTGAACGAGAGATGCGAGACAGCCTTGAAGCTCTAGAACAGAAATACAAGACCAAGGAGGCTGTCCTATGA
- a CDS encoding J domain-containing protein yields the protein MENYYQILGLEQSASDEQIKRAFRERAKKVHPDIAGEAGKHEMQKLLTAYETLLNQERRAEYDRAYTRFTKHYDFDYRAFLKERKDDPESQAKLIFFDLLHLEEEEALEVWHGLGGLDFPLDAYLDREDWMDCSFILAEELDKRGLYYEAFMLLIDIIREERRKPYFRHFMDEVDIFLKNLVRTKLNHAVDDELLVECMEELIDLGYSRKDEARWLRIMAEALVRLDLLAEARTALQGALERDPELPNVVLLKRRLGLAAK from the coding sequence GTGGAAAATTACTATCAAATTCTCGGGTTAGAGCAATCCGCTTCAGATGAACAAATAAAACGGGCCTTTCGTGAGCGGGCAAAAAAAGTCCATCCTGATATTGCAGGGGAAGCAGGCAAGCATGAAATGCAAAAATTGCTTACTGCCTATGAGACCCTTTTGAACCAGGAACGGCGGGCAGAGTATGACCGGGCATATACCCGATTTACCAAACACTATGACTTCGATTATCGTGCTTTTTTAAAAGAACGGAAGGATGATCCCGAAAGTCAGGCAAAACTTATCTTTTTTGATCTTTTGCACCTGGAAGAAGAGGAAGCTCTTGAGGTCTGGCATGGGCTTGGTGGTCTCGATTTTCCCCTTGATGCGTATCTTGATCGGGAAGATTGGATGGACTGTTCTTTTATTCTTGCAGAAGAACTGGATAAACGAGGCCTTTATTATGAAGCTTTCATGTTACTAATTGATATCATCCGTGAAGAGCGGCGAAAGCCCTATTTTCGTCATTTTATGGATGAGGTAGATATCTTTTTAAAAAACCTGGTTCGTACCAAGCTAAACCATGCTGTTGATGATGAGCTCCTCGTAGAATGTATGGAAGAACTCATCGATTTAGGGTATTCTCGTAAAGATGAAGCTCGATGGTTGAGGATCATGGCAGAAGCTTTGGTACGCCTCGATTTACTGGCTGAAGCCAGGACTGCCCTGCAAGGAGCTCTTGAGCGTGATCCAGAGCTTCCTAATGTAGTCCTGTTAAAACGCCGGCTCGGATTGGCCGCAAAATAG
- a CDS encoding V-type ATP synthase subunit D has translation MAREQIAPTKSNLIKVKERLAIALEGYDLLEQKREILVMELMQTVESIKILERDLDKKIATAYPALKKMLLVMGREKADRLSRHSRQRVELQEKRVMIAGMNLPSLDVKLSDLELTYSPANSFAECDETVVEFYELLKILTELAAVRTIAWRLAREVRKTQRRVNALEKQVIPTARETKSYIESSLEEREREAFFSSKLLKRKAGKE, from the coding sequence ATGGCACGGGAACAGATTGCACCAACTAAGAGCAATCTCATCAAAGTAAAGGAACGACTTGCAATTGCCCTAGAAGGCTATGATCTCCTTGAACAAAAACGGGAAATTCTTGTCATGGAATTGATGCAGACTGTAGAGTCCATTAAAATTCTTGAACGGGATCTGGATAAAAAAATAGCTACAGCTTATCCTGCCCTTAAAAAAATGCTTTTAGTTATGGGGAGGGAAAAGGCTGATAGGCTCAGTCGGCATAGCCGACAACGGGTTGAACTGCAGGAAAAACGGGTTATGATTGCCGGGATGAATCTGCCAAGTCTGGATGTAAAACTTTCTGACCTTGAACTTACCTATTCACCAGCGAATTCATTTGCCGAATGTGATGAAACCGTGGTAGAATTCTATGAGCTCCTCAAGATCCTTACAGAATTAGCCGCGGTGCGGACTATTGCGTGGCGATTAGCCCGGGAGGTGCGAAAGACACAACGACGGGTTAATGCTCTAGAAAAACAGGTTATTCCAACCGCCCGGGAAACTAAATCGTATATTGAGTCATCTTTGGAAGAACGGGAGCGGGAAGCTTTTTTTTCCAGTAAGCTATTAAAAAGGAAGGCTGGTAAAGAATGA
- a CDS encoding ATP synthase subunit C, with product MKRFILISMLLLSTAMGSLMFAQEAQQEPTKTAAATANTTQWKYIAAALAVGIACIAGGIAVGQIGAAAMGAMSENPELSGKALPYAGLAEGICLWGFLVALFILLI from the coding sequence ATGAAACGTTTTATTTTAATTTCAATGTTGTTGCTGTCTACTGCCATGGGTAGCTTGATGTTTGCCCAGGAAGCGCAGCAGGAACCCACAAAAACCGCTGCAGCTACCGCAAATACAACTCAATGGAAGTATATTGCCGCAGCTCTTGCGGTGGGTATCGCTTGTATTGCTGGTGGTATTGCGGTAGGTCAAATCGGAGCGGCCGCTATGGGCGCTATGAGCGAAAATCCTGAGCTTTCCGGTAAAGCTTTGCCCTATGCTGGTTTGGCTGAGGGTATTTGTCTCTGGGGATTCCTGGTCGCCCTGTTTATTCTTCTGATATAG
- a CDS encoding DegQ family serine endoprotease yields the protein MSLYEKLSSKKFFIFNLVLLGTLFGFSLAFFSFSIAKPADKQVAHAQSVQTPVSSDALVVAESLQKAFRSVADAVLPVVVQVNTVEIQKQQVPQFNGIPWEFFFGTPQDNDQKNQEREYRSKGVGSGIIVRKNGTTYYVLTNNHVAGSASEISITMNDGREFKAKLVGKDERKDLALISFESKENFPVAVLGDSDQVKVGDWAIAVGSPLGLSSSVTMGIVSAVGRTGGPAGNINDFIQTDAAINQGNSGGALVNIRGEVIGINTWIASPSGGSVGLGFSIPVNNVKRAIDDFITKGQVKYGWLGVSLIDADKDIAAELGIQNRKGALASQIFIGSPAEKGGIQPGDYIIKLNDKEVRNRDQLVLAVGDLKAGEQATFVVIRNGSEKTIRVKIDERKDDVVADNSKLWPGMIVTPINDEIRQALKLDAKVKGLYVVEVITKSPAAVMGLQRGDIIVGVNGESAKTLPDFFRLLNDKTKKDLWFEVQRGETTLETMRYKRP from the coding sequence ATGTCTCTGTACGAAAAACTCTCATCCAAGAAATTTTTTATTTTTAATTTAGTACTACTCGGCACGTTGTTTGGCTTTTCCCTTGCGTTCTTTTCCTTTTCCATAGCAAAACCGGCGGATAAACAGGTGGCTCATGCTCAGTCTGTGCAAACCCCGGTCAGCTCCGATGCTCTGGTGGTTGCAGAAAGCCTACAAAAAGCCTTCCGCTCAGTGGCTGATGCGGTATTACCGGTAGTTGTTCAGGTTAATACTGTAGAAATTCAAAAACAGCAGGTTCCCCAATTTAACGGTATTCCCTGGGAGTTTTTCTTTGGTACCCCTCAGGATAATGATCAAAAAAATCAGGAACGGGAGTATCGATCCAAGGGAGTGGGGTCCGGGATTATTGTTCGAAAGAACGGAACAACCTACTATGTTTTAACGAACAACCATGTAGCAGGTTCTGCATCTGAGATCAGTATAACCATGAATGACGGTCGGGAATTTAAGGCTAAGCTCGTCGGCAAGGATGAACGAAAAGATCTAGCCCTTATTTCATTTGAGTCCAAGGAAAACTTTCCTGTAGCAGTTCTTGGCGATTCTGATCAGGTAAAGGTTGGCGACTGGGCTATCGCAGTAGGCAGCCCTCTGGGGTTAAGTTCCTCGGTGACCATGGGCATTGTCAGTGCAGTTGGCCGGACTGGAGGACCCGCAGGAAATATTAACGACTTTATTCAGACCGATGCGGCCATTAACCAGGGTAACTCGGGTGGCGCATTGGTAAACATTCGGGGTGAGGTTATCGGCATTAATACCTGGATCGCCTCTCCTTCCGGTGGTTCTGTAGGGCTCGGTTTTTCCATCCCGGTCAATAATGTTAAACGGGCCATCGACGATTTTATTACCAAGGGACAGGTCAAGTATGGCTGGCTTGGTGTGTCCCTCATCGATGCGGATAAAGACATTGCCGCTGAGCTGGGTATTCAAAACCGGAAGGGTGCTCTGGCCTCGCAGATTTTTATTGGGTCCCCTGCAGAGAAGGGTGGTATTCAGCCTGGTGACTATATCATCAAGCTGAACGACAAAGAAGTCAGAAATCGGGATCAGCTTGTACTTGCGGTCGGTGACCTCAAGGCCGGTGAACAGGCTACCTTTGTGGTTATCCGCAACGGTAGTGAAAAAACTATTCGGGTTAAGATTGATGAACGGAAGGACGATGTGGTGGCGGACAACAGTAAATTGTGGCCCGGTATGATCGTTACGCCCATCAATGATGAAATCCGCCAAGCCTTAAAGCTTGATGCCAAGGTTAAAGGCCTCTATGTTGTAGAGGTGATTACCAAGAGTCCTGCCGCCGTTATGGGTCTTCAACGGGGAGACATTATAGTAGGCGTAAACGGTGAGAGTGCAAAGACTCTGCCAGACTTCTTCCGTCTTTTGAACGACAAGACTAAGAAGGATCTCTGGTTCGAAGTCCAGCGGGGTGAAACTACCCTGGAAACGATGAGATATAAGCGACCTTAA
- a CDS encoding V-type ATP synthase subunit F produces the protein MEYFFIGDAELLTAFRFIGIDGAAVMSPSEALTAFRRCTRGEVADGSVLLPQEASYKVLILTEEVVVWLGSDLIDWQLSGRYPLVVEIPGIIGHIEGRKTLIDAIREAIGIHI, from the coding sequence GTGGAATACTTTTTTATTGGGGATGCGGAGCTGCTCACTGCGTTTCGCTTTATTGGTATCGATGGGGCTGCAGTTATGTCCCCTTCTGAAGCTCTTACCGCCTTTCGCCGCTGTACCCGTGGAGAAGTGGCAGATGGGTCTGTTCTACTGCCACAGGAAGCGAGCTATAAAGTACTCATTCTTACCGAAGAAGTGGTTGTATGGTTAGGAAGTGATCTTATAGATTGGCAGTTATCGGGCAGATATCCTTTAGTGGTCGAAATTCCGGGAATTATAGGCCATATAGAAGGTAGAAAAACTTTGATAGATGCCATTCGAGAAGCCATCGGTATTCACATTTAG
- a CDS encoding universal stress protein — MMGPLFSNILVAVSGSDASIHAAKYAIIMSKLYHCRLSAVYVVDTATIRQLTLSKIFIQEESQEYEQSLEANGNRYLSFITELAKTKGVKVETELRRGAVYTEILAAADDRKIDLIVLGGWEKDRSARDIISHSHREIMVNAKCSVFVVKEPNIDQLFKQA, encoded by the coding sequence ATGATGGGACCTCTCTTTTCAAATATTCTTGTTGCTGTCTCAGGTTCTGATGCATCAATCCATGCGGCTAAATATGCAATAATCATGTCCAAGCTGTATCATTGCAGACTTAGTGCTGTGTATGTGGTCGACACAGCAACGATACGACAATTAACACTGAGTAAAATTTTTATTCAAGAAGAGAGTCAAGAATATGAACAGAGCCTTGAAGCAAATGGGAACAGATATCTTTCCTTCATCACTGAATTGGCTAAGACTAAAGGTGTAAAAGTAGAAACTGAACTACGGCGTGGGGCGGTATATACTGAGATCCTTGCCGCTGCTGATGATCGGAAGATTGACCTTATTGTACTAGGTGGATGGGAAAAGGACCGGAGTGCCCGGGATATAATATCCCATTCCCATCGAGAAATTATGGTTAATGCAAAGTGCTCTGTATTTGTGGTAAAGGAACCTAATATTGATCAACTTTTTAAACAAGCCTAG
- a CDS encoding chemotaxis protein CheW — protein MTEKDYQYQLVTFQLGEEHYGIDIMDVKEIVRLQDIRPIPNAPSYVEGIINLRGEIIPIINLHKRFHIKRAVIGEDEELLSGFIIIDVDGMKLGVVIDKIARVVTIENEQIQAPPQMLSGIGAEYIQGVIQNEDGYLIILDIRRLFNPKELQKINELRH, from the coding sequence ATGACAGAAAAGGATTATCAATACCAGCTTGTAACATTTCAACTAGGCGAAGAACACTATGGCATAGATATAATGGATGTAAAAGAGATAGTTCGTCTTCAAGATATACGACCTATTCCAAATGCCCCTTCATATGTAGAAGGAATAATTAATCTTCGTGGTGAAATTATTCCAATTATTAATTTACACAAAAGGTTCCATATAAAACGAGCTGTAATAGGTGAAGATGAGGAATTATTATCAGGTTTTATCATAATCGATGTAGATGGCATGAAATTAGGGGTTGTAATTGATAAAATTGCAAGGGTTGTTACTATAGAAAACGAACAGATTCAAGCTCCGCCACAGATGCTGAGCGGTATTGGGGCTGAATATATCCAGGGTGTAATACAAAACGAGGACGGCTATTTAATTATCTTGGATATCCGCAGACTCTTTAATCCAAAAGAATTACAAAAGATTAATGAACTACGTCATTAA